A genomic region of Rhizobium sp. NXC24 contains the following coding sequences:
- a CDS encoding MBL fold metallo-hydrolase: protein MLQAGIIPVTPFEQNCTILFDPETKEGVVVDPGGDVDVILQTVRENGIVLKAIWLTHGHIDHAGGADELREALGLEVIGPHEDDRPLLQDIEAKSKMFNIEGVRNVVPDRFLKDGDKVSFGEHEFEVFHCPGHAPGHVIYFNRTQKFAHVGDVLFHGSIGRTDLPGGNHQQLLESIRDKVFPLGDDVGFICGHGPGGQIGEERRTNPFLRGL, encoded by the coding sequence ATGCTCCAGGCCGGCATCATTCCGGTGACACCCTTCGAACAGAACTGCACCATCTTGTTCGATCCGGAAACGAAGGAGGGAGTCGTGGTGGATCCCGGCGGTGACGTCGATGTTATCCTGCAGACGGTGCGCGAAAATGGCATCGTGCTGAAGGCGATCTGGCTGACGCATGGTCACATCGACCACGCCGGCGGCGCCGACGAACTTCGGGAAGCGCTGGGTCTGGAGGTCATCGGCCCGCATGAGGATGATCGCCCGCTGCTGCAGGATATCGAGGCGAAGAGCAAGATGTTCAACATCGAGGGCGTTCGCAACGTCGTGCCGGATCGTTTCCTGAAGGACGGTGACAAGGTTTCCTTCGGCGAACATGAGTTTGAGGTCTTCCATTGTCCCGGCCATGCCCCGGGTCATGTCATCTATTTCAACAGAACGCAGAAATTCGCCCATGTCGGCGACGTGCTGTTTCACGGCTCGATCGGCCGTACCGACTTGCCGGGCGGCAATCACCAGCAGCTCTTGGAGTCGATCCGCGACAAAGTGTTTCCGCTGGGTGACGATGTTGGCTTCATCTGCGGCCATGGCCCCGGCGGCCAGATCGGCGAAGAGCGGCGCACCAATCCCTTCCTGCGGGGGCTTTGA
- a CDS encoding class GN sortase, translating to MGGESTAFSPSSPLGKKAFTRLEKLALACIAALAVTGLTFLGNGLYMKAKAELAQILLKRAFAAEPRGEDAKPWPWADFTTEAEVRAPRIGAEAIVLAGASGQALAFGPGWLTNTPQPGEEGTAVIAAHRDTHFRWLQDIKPGDLIEVTRRDGRILTFRAGQGRVAPWDRNGIDPATPGRHLALATCWPFGAVTRGPLRYILDAELVDTAKQTALLDTKTLPSP from the coding sequence ATGGGAGGGGAAAGCACTGCATTTTCCCCTTCTTCTCCCCTCGGGAAGAAGGCATTTACACGCCTCGAAAAGCTCGCCCTCGCCTGCATCGCCGCCCTTGCCGTGACAGGCCTGACCTTCCTCGGCAACGGCCTCTATATGAAAGCCAAGGCCGAGCTTGCGCAGATCCTGCTGAAACGCGCCTTCGCCGCCGAGCCTCGTGGCGAGGATGCAAAGCCGTGGCCCTGGGCGGATTTCACCACCGAGGCCGAGGTCCGCGCACCCCGGATCGGTGCGGAAGCGATCGTGCTTGCCGGCGCCAGCGGCCAAGCGCTGGCTTTCGGGCCTGGATGGCTGACGAATACGCCACAGCCGGGCGAAGAAGGCACCGCCGTCATTGCCGCCCATCGCGATACACATTTCCGCTGGCTGCAGGATATCAAACCGGGCGATCTGATCGAAGTCACCCGCCGCGACGGTAGGATACTCACCTTCCGGGCCGGTCAGGGCCGTGTCGCACCATGGGACCGGAACGGCATCGATCCCGCCACGCCCGGTCGTCACCTGGCACTCGCCACCTGCTGGCCATTCGGCGCCGTCACGCGCGGGCCGCTGCGTTATATCCTTGATGCCGAGTTAGTGGACACCGCCAAACAAACGGCTTTACTGGACACAAAGACGTTACCCTCGCCGTAA
- a CDS encoding PQQ-dependent sugar dehydrogenase, producing the protein MANAALADPVKTIGTQKVKVKIETIASGLDHPWAVEVLPDGAYLVTERPGRMRVIRDGQTSAPIAGVPDVYARGQGGLLDVALDPKFAGNRTIYFTASIAAGGGSGTAVFRAVLSPDERRLTDVKRIFVMNKMSRGSIQYGSRIAVAKDGSLFVSLGDRGEQDRAQDFQDDAGSIIHIGTDGSIPADNPFKDGAKALPEIWSKGHRNPEGITFDAADGKLYTAEHGARGGDEINTPEAGKNYGWPVISYGRNYTGTKIGVGTAKKGMEQPLFYWDPSIAPGAIAVYRGKMFPEWKGDFLVAALKFELLSRLDRNDSGKVTERERMFDGEFGRLRDVVVAPDGALLLTTDEDDGALLRVSRAAE; encoded by the coding sequence ATGGCGAACGCCGCCCTTGCCGATCCGGTCAAGACGATCGGCACGCAGAAGGTCAAGGTGAAGATCGAGACGATCGCGAGCGGCCTCGACCATCCTTGGGCCGTCGAAGTGCTGCCGGATGGCGCCTACCTCGTGACGGAGCGACCGGGCCGGATGCGCGTCATCCGTGATGGCCAGACGTCGGCTCCGATCGCCGGTGTGCCGGATGTCTATGCCCGCGGCCAAGGCGGCTTGCTTGACGTCGCCCTCGATCCAAAATTCGCCGGCAACCGTACCATCTATTTCACCGCTTCCATCGCCGCCGGTGGCGGCAGCGGCACGGCAGTCTTCCGCGCGGTCTTATCGCCGGACGAACGGCGCCTGACCGACGTGAAACGCATTTTCGTGATGAACAAGATGTCGCGCGGCAGCATCCAATATGGCTCGCGTATTGCGGTCGCTAAGGATGGCAGCCTGTTCGTCAGCCTCGGCGACCGCGGTGAACAGGACCGAGCCCAGGATTTCCAAGACGATGCCGGTTCGATCATCCATATCGGGACTGACGGCAGCATTCCCGCCGACAATCCGTTCAAGGATGGCGCAAAGGCCCTGCCGGAAATCTGGTCCAAGGGGCATCGCAATCCCGAAGGCATTACCTTCGACGCTGCTGACGGCAAGCTCTATACGGCTGAACACGGCGCCAGAGGCGGCGATGAAATCAACACACCGGAGGCGGGCAAGAATTATGGCTGGCCGGTCATCTCCTATGGACGCAACTATACCGGCACCAAGATCGGCGTCGGTACGGCAAAGAAAGGCATGGAACAGCCGCTTTTCTATTGGGACCCGTCGATCGCGCCCGGCGCCATCGCCGTTTACCGCGGCAAAATGTTCCCGGAATGGAAAGGCGATTTCCTCGTCGCCGCGCTGAAATTCGAGCTGTTATCGCGCCTCGATCGCAACGATAGCGGCAAGGTGACCGAACGCGAGCGCATGTTCGATGGAGAATTCGGTCGGTTGCGCGATGTCGTGGTCGCGCCGGACGGAGCGCTGTTGCTCACGACGGACGAAGACGATGGCGCGTTGCTGCGTGTTTCCAGGGCCGCGGAATAA
- a CDS encoding pyridoxal phosphate-dependent aminotransferase — MAFLADALSRVKPSATIAVSQKARELKAKGRDVIGLGAGEPDFDTPDNIKKAAIDAINRGETKYTPVSGIPELRKAIAAKFKRENNLDYTWEQTIVGTGGKQILFNAFMATLNAGDEVIIPTPYWVSYPEMVALCGGTPVFVATTQANNFKLQPADLEKAITPKTKWFMFNSPSNPSGAAYTHAELKALTDVLVKHPHVWILTDDMYEHLTYGEFKFATPVEVEPSLYDRTLTMNGVSKAYAMTGWRIGYAAGPLQLIKAMDMIQGQQTSGATSIAQWAAVEALNGPQDFIPRNKKIFEGRRDLVVSMLNQAKGISCPVPEGAFYVYPSCAGLIGKTAPTGKVMETDEDFVSELLESEGVAVVHGSAFGLGPNFRISYATSEDLLEEACRRIQRFCAACK; from the coding sequence ATGGCCTTTCTTGCCGACGCTCTTTCCCGTGTAAAGCCTTCTGCCACCATCGCCGTTTCCCAAAAAGCGCGCGAGCTGAAAGCAAAAGGCCGCGACGTGATCGGCCTCGGCGCCGGCGAGCCGGATTTTGATACGCCGGACAATATCAAGAAAGCCGCCATCGACGCGATCAACCGCGGCGAGACGAAGTACACGCCGGTCTCCGGCATCCCCGAGCTGCGCAAGGCGATCGCCGCCAAGTTCAAGCGCGAGAACAATCTCGACTATACCTGGGAGCAGACGATCGTCGGCACCGGCGGCAAGCAGATCCTGTTCAACGCCTTCATGGCGACGCTGAACGCCGGCGATGAGGTCATCATCCCGACGCCTTACTGGGTATCCTACCCGGAAATGGTGGCGCTTTGCGGCGGCACTCCGGTTTTCGTCGCAACGACGCAGGCGAACAACTTCAAGCTTCAGCCTGCCGACCTTGAGAAGGCGATCACGCCGAAGACCAAGTGGTTCATGTTCAACTCACCGTCCAACCCGTCGGGTGCTGCCTATACGCATGCCGAGCTGAAGGCGCTGACGGACGTGCTGGTCAAGCATCCGCATGTCTGGATTCTGACCGACGACATGTATGAGCACCTGACCTATGGCGAGTTCAAGTTCGCCACGCCGGTCGAGGTCGAACCCAGCCTCTACGACCGCACGCTGACGATGAACGGCGTCTCGAAGGCCTATGCGATGACCGGCTGGCGTATCGGCTATGCTGCCGGCCCGCTGCAGCTCATCAAGGCGATGGACATGATCCAGGGTCAGCAGACCTCGGGTGCGACCTCGATTGCGCAGTGGGCTGCCGTCGAAGCGCTGAACGGTCCGCAGGATTTCATTCCGCGCAACAAGAAGATCTTCGAAGGCCGCCGCGATCTCGTCGTGTCGATGCTGAACCAGGCGAAGGGCATTTCGTGCCCGGTTCCGGAAGGCGCATTCTACGTCTATCCGTCCTGCGCCGGCCTGATCGGCAAGACCGCGCCGACCGGCAAGGTCATGGAAACCGACGAAGACTTCGTCTCGGAACTCCTGGAATCGGAAGGCGTCGCCGTCGTCCACGGTTCGGCCTTCGGCCTCGGCCCGAACTTCCGCATTTCCTACGCGACTTCGGAAGATCTTCTCGAGGAAGCTTGCCGCCGCATCCAGCGCTTCTGCGCGGCTTGCAAGTAA
- a CDS encoding marine proteobacterial sortase target protein, with translation MFLGDECTTERLRAHNLISSFSIAITTLAALAVMMLSLITTARAEIADQAGQSGRQLAGLVRPNDVNSGSLLFPSKEPGYYVEAPRLKTDVEIDVTGPVSRVKVTQRFQNPSKGWVEGTYVFPLPDNAAVDTLRMQIGDRFIEGQIKPRQEARQIYEDAKAQGKKTALLEQQRPNIFTNQVANIGPGETVVMQIEYQQSVHQSSGEFSLRFPMVVAPRYNPQPIVQSVEFNNGTGFAVPQDPVPNREKIEAPVLDPRENAKINPVSLTVNLKAGFPLGEVKSAFHEINITENGEQNRAISLKGDSVPADRDFELSWKAAPGKTPSAGLFREMKDGKTYLLAFVTPPTAPDATTEQPKREIVFVIDNSGSMSGQSIEQARASLALAISKLQPGDRFNVIRFDDTMTDYFHGLVAAIPDNREKAIAYVDGLTAAGGTEMLPALSDALRNQGPIANGALRQVVFLTDGAIGNEQQLFQEISQNRAEARVFTVGIGSAPNTYFMTKAAEVGRGTYTAIGSQDQVAERMGALFTKLENPAMTDIAASFDNAKADDITPNPMPDLYTGEPVVLTAELSDAQPNGKLQISGKTGAQPWRVEMDIANAAEGKGISQLWARRKIDDIEARAYEIQDQGALDKQVEAVALAHHLVSRVTSLVAVDVTPSRPTDQPLGSAKLPLNLPAGWDFDKVFGEGEAPVTAPSGERKASVEPIGTTDEQAEADQADINGAMLPKNGSARRQSALASQIAAAPTPATAGMIARQATSSVNLPQTATPAERNILIGLTLLVFAAIAAGLMLLRRRVFGW, from the coding sequence ATGTTTCTGGGTGACGAATGCACAACCGAGCGCCTTAGGGCGCACAATCTCATCTCTTCCTTCTCGATCGCAATAACAACATTGGCCGCATTGGCGGTCATGATGCTGAGTCTCATCACCACCGCACGCGCCGAAATCGCCGACCAGGCCGGCCAATCCGGCCGGCAGCTCGCCGGCCTCGTTCGCCCGAACGACGTCAACAGCGGCTCGCTGCTCTTCCCATCCAAGGAGCCTGGCTATTATGTCGAGGCACCGCGCCTGAAGACGGATGTCGAAATCGACGTCACCGGCCCGGTTTCCCGCGTCAAGGTTACGCAGCGGTTCCAGAACCCGAGCAAGGGCTGGGTCGAAGGCACCTATGTTTTCCCGCTGCCGGACAATGCAGCCGTCGACACGCTGCGCATGCAGATCGGCGACCGCTTCATCGAAGGCCAGATCAAGCCGCGCCAGGAGGCCCGGCAGATTTATGAGGATGCCAAAGCCCAGGGCAAGAAGACGGCCCTGCTCGAACAGCAGCGGCCGAACATCTTCACCAATCAGGTTGCCAATATCGGCCCCGGCGAAACCGTCGTCATGCAGATCGAGTACCAACAGAGCGTCCATCAGTCGTCCGGCGAATTCTCGCTGCGCTTCCCGATGGTCGTCGCGCCGCGCTATAACCCGCAGCCGATCGTTCAGAGCGTCGAGTTCAACAATGGCACCGGCTTTGCCGTGCCGCAGGACCCGGTGCCGAACAGAGAGAAGATCGAAGCTCCAGTTCTCGATCCGCGTGAAAATGCCAAGATCAATCCGGTATCGCTGACCGTCAACCTCAAGGCCGGCTTCCCGCTCGGCGAGGTAAAGTCCGCCTTCCACGAGATCAATATCACTGAGAACGGCGAACAGAACCGTGCGATTTCGCTGAAAGGCGACTCCGTGCCTGCCGATCGCGATTTCGAGCTGAGCTGGAAGGCGGCTCCAGGCAAGACGCCGAGCGCCGGCCTCTTCCGGGAAATGAAGGACGGCAAGACCTATCTGCTCGCCTTCGTCACGCCCCCGACGGCACCGGATGCGACGACGGAGCAGCCGAAACGCGAGATAGTCTTCGTCATCGACAATTCAGGCTCCATGTCCGGCCAGTCGATCGAACAAGCCCGCGCCAGCCTGGCGCTTGCGATCTCCAAGCTGCAACCCGGCGACCGCTTCAATGTCATCCGCTTCGACGATACGATGACCGACTATTTCCACGGTCTCGTCGCCGCCATACCGGATAACCGGGAAAAGGCGATCGCCTATGTCGATGGCCTGACCGCCGCTGGTGGCACGGAAATGCTCCCGGCCCTGTCGGATGCACTCCGCAATCAGGGACCGATCGCCAATGGCGCGCTCCGCCAGGTCGTCTTTCTGACCGATGGCGCGATCGGCAACGAGCAGCAACTCTTTCAGGAGATCAGCCAGAACCGCGCCGAAGCCCGCGTCTTCACCGTCGGCATCGGCTCCGCACCGAACACCTACTTCATGACCAAGGCCGCCGAAGTCGGTCGCGGCACCTATACCGCAATCGGTTCGCAGGATCAGGTGGCCGAGCGCATGGGCGCATTGTTCACCAAGCTCGAAAATCCGGCGATGACCGACATTGCTGCCAGCTTCGACAATGCCAAGGCTGACGATATCACACCCAATCCGATGCCCGACCTCTATACCGGTGAACCGGTGGTGCTGACAGCCGAGCTCTCCGACGCACAGCCGAACGGCAAGCTGCAGATATCAGGCAAGACCGGCGCCCAGCCCTGGCGCGTCGAAATGGACATCGCCAATGCCGCCGAAGGCAAAGGCATTTCGCAGCTTTGGGCGCGCCGCAAGATCGACGATATCGAGGCTCGCGCCTATGAGATTCAGGATCAAGGAGCGCTGGACAAGCAGGTCGAAGCGGTGGCACTCGCCCACCACCTCGTCTCACGCGTCACCAGCTTGGTCGCCGTCGACGTCACGCCCTCCCGCCCCACCGACCAGCCGCTTGGTTCCGCCAAGCTGCCGCTCAACTTGCCCGCCGGCTGGGATTTCGACAAGGTCTTCGGCGAAGGCGAAGCTCCGGTCACTGCGCCCAGCGGCGAACGCAAGGCCTCGGTCGAGCCGATCGGCACGACCGATGAACAGGCTGAAGCAGATCAGGCCGATATTAACGGCGCCATGCTTCCCAAGAACGGCTCAGCAAGGCGACAGTCCGCGCTGGCAAGCCAGATTGCCGCCGCGCCGACACCCGCAACCGCCGGCATGATCGCCCGCCAGGCCACATCGAGTGTCAACCTGCCGCAAACTGCGACACCGGCCGAGCGGAACATCCTGATCGGCCTGACCTTACTTGTTTTCGCGGCGATCGCGGCGGGGCTGATGCTGCTGCGCCGCCGAGTCTTTGGATGGTGA
- a CDS encoding DUF1236 domain-containing protein, with product MFAKRNLLLTGLVLLGSAGLAQAQMSATTATDLNVRTGPGPQYPSVGMATRGSEATLDGCIQGSSWCRIDVNGMRGWVDAEALSVEQNGNPVVVEEHYSQLGVPTITYTETDQGTTGSVSPSPDDELIGPVSEVDAVAPPAEVRTYITQNRVNTVRLRGNVVVGATLPQSVVIHRIPDYQYSYVEVNRQPVLVDPNTRRIVYVYQ from the coding sequence ATGTTCGCAAAGAGAAACTTGCTGCTGACGGGCCTTGTGCTCCTGGGCAGTGCCGGGCTCGCGCAAGCGCAGATGTCGGCGACAACTGCGACCGATCTCAACGTCCGCACCGGCCCTGGTCCGCAGTACCCGAGTGTCGGCATGGCAACCCGCGGCTCTGAAGCGACCCTCGACGGCTGCATCCAAGGCAGTAGCTGGTGCCGCATCGATGTCAATGGCATGCGCGGCTGGGTGGATGCTGAGGCCCTGAGCGTTGAGCAGAACGGCAATCCGGTGGTGGTAGAGGAGCATTACAGCCAGCTCGGCGTACCGACGATTACCTATACCGAAACCGATCAGGGGACGACGGGCAGTGTTTCCCCCTCACCGGACGACGAGCTGATCGGCCCGGTCAGTGAGGTCGATGCCGTCGCCCCGCCGGCGGAAGTCCGCACCTACATTACCCAGAACCGGGTCAACACCGTGCGCCTGCGCGGCAACGTCGTGGTCGGCGCCACCTTGCCGCAAAGCGTCGTCATCCACCGTATCCCGGATTATCAATACAGCTACGTGGAAGTGAACCGCCAGCCAGTGCTGGTCGATCCGAATACCCGCCGCATCGTCTACGTGTATCAATGA
- a CDS encoding DUF2188 domain-containing protein — translation MVKVTYEIVPHDGGWAYRFGDVYSEAFPTHSEAVEAARIVAAEQQVGGDSAEISWQDERGKWHEEYTDGGDRPETEVVDGKVRFPPVDTAPGA, via the coding sequence ATGGTCAAGGTCACTTACGAAATTGTGCCACATGATGGAGGATGGGCATATCGTTTCGGCGACGTCTATTCCGAGGCATTTCCGACTCATTCCGAAGCAGTGGAGGCGGCCAGGATCGTGGCGGCCGAGCAGCAGGTCGGCGGCGATTCGGCCGAGATCAGTTGGCAGGACGAGCGTGGAAAATGGCACGAAGAATATACCGATGGCGGCGACCGACCGGAAACTGAGGTTGTCGACGGTAAGGTCCGTTTCCCGCCTGTCGATACGGCTCCCGGCGCCTAA
- a CDS encoding BA14K family protein yields the protein MNMLGKSLLMSAMAAALTLTSMSTASADDRWHHHNGEGWAIGAAGLATGLIVGSAIASQPRYVEPDPVYVDPDYAAPAPYYYRAPPRRVYVERDVGYYAPQPVGLRPWSSQWMRYCYDRYSSFDGRSGTYLGYDGMRHFCTAN from the coding sequence ATGAACATGCTCGGCAAATCCCTCCTTATGTCCGCCATGGCTGCAGCCCTGACGCTGACATCCATGTCTACCGCTTCGGCCGATGACCGTTGGCATCATCACAACGGGGAAGGTTGGGCAATTGGCGCGGCAGGCCTCGCCACCGGCCTCATCGTCGGCTCCGCAATTGCCAGCCAACCACGTTATGTCGAACCTGATCCGGTCTACGTCGATCCCGACTATGCGGCGCCCGCGCCTTATTACTATCGCGCGCCACCGCGCCGCGTCTATGTCGAGCGTGATGTCGGCTATTACGCACCGCAGCCCGTCGGCCTGCGCCCCTGGTCGTCCCAATGGATGCGTTATTGCTACGACCGCTACAGCAGCTTCGACGGCCGCAGCGGTACCTATCTCGGCTATGACGGCATGCGCCATTTCTGCACAGCCAATTAA
- a CDS encoding calcium:proton antiporter, with the protein MAISSWLKQEKFLIIAFAIAVIAYLGEHTLLEMGRIASLLAAVALIATIVLVSMRVAHHAEILATKVGDPYGTMILTLSAVAVEVIMLAILMGGESSPTLVRDTIYSAVMLDINGILGLAALIGGLKHGEQPYNDDSGKTYGVMILTAMGISMIVPEFIPDVKWHYYSAFTIVAMIALYGLFLRMQVGQHSYFFSYSYPRAEKKHGAHEDHHGEDATAISIVTILIGVVLIGGLAEFMSAFMDVGLRDSGAPPAIAAIVVAAISAAPEILTALRAALRNRMQATINIAMGASLSTVILTVPVMEAIALYTGQPFIMAMSPVQTVMIMITLIAAAINLNDGETNAIEGMTHFILFATFIMLTGLGL; encoded by the coding sequence TTGGCAATATCGAGCTGGCTGAAGCAGGAAAAGTTCCTGATCATCGCGTTTGCAATCGCTGTAATCGCCTATCTCGGTGAGCATACGTTGCTAGAAATGGGGCGGATCGCATCCCTGTTGGCCGCCGTCGCATTGATTGCAACCATCGTACTTGTCTCGATGCGCGTTGCCCACCACGCCGAGATTCTGGCGACGAAAGTCGGCGATCCTTATGGCACGATGATCCTGACGCTGTCGGCCGTCGCCGTCGAAGTGATCATGCTGGCAATCCTGATGGGCGGCGAAAGCTCGCCGACGCTGGTGCGCGATACGATCTATTCCGCCGTCATGCTCGACATCAACGGCATCCTTGGCCTTGCGGCGCTGATCGGCGGCCTGAAGCACGGCGAGCAGCCCTATAACGACGATTCCGGCAAGACTTACGGTGTCATGATCCTAACGGCCATGGGCATTTCGATGATCGTGCCGGAGTTCATCCCCGATGTGAAATGGCACTATTACTCCGCCTTCACCATCGTGGCGATGATCGCGCTCTACGGCCTCTTCCTGCGCATGCAGGTCGGTCAGCACAGCTATTTCTTCAGCTACAGCTATCCGCGCGCCGAGAAGAAACATGGCGCGCATGAGGATCATCATGGCGAAGATGCCACTGCGATCTCCATCGTCACGATCCTGATCGGCGTCGTGCTGATCGGCGGGCTTGCCGAGTTCATGTCAGCCTTCATGGATGTCGGTCTAAGGGATAGCGGCGCGCCGCCCGCGATCGCGGCCATTGTGGTCGCCGCCATTTCCGCCGCCCCCGAAATCCTGACCGCACTGCGCGCGGCACTACGAAACCGCATGCAGGCGACTATCAACATCGCCATGGGCGCCTCGCTCTCGACTGTCATCCTGACCGTGCCGGTCATGGAGGCGATCGCGCTCTATACCGGCCAGCCCTTCATCATGGCCATGTCGCCGGTACAGACCGTGATGATCATGATCACCTTGATTGCCGCCGCGATCAATCTCAACGACGGCGAGACCAATGCCATTGAAGGGATGACCCACTTCATCCTCTTCGCCACCTTCATCATGCTGACGGGATTGGGGCTTTGA
- a CDS encoding LysR family transcriptional regulator: MTTSEPSWDFYRTFLAVLRHGSLSAAARDLGLTQPTIGRHIDALEETVGAELFTRSQQGLLPTDAALALRPYAETLASTTAALLRVASGAHDRVSGTVRISASEVIGVEVLPPILAGLQAAHPDLVIELSASDAVEDLLLREADIAVRMVAPTQDALLARRIGTISLGLFAHRNYLELYGEPKSIGELRHHKLIGFDRQTAYIRTMLKRYPMLDGISFAFKSDNSIALHNALRAGIGISFYQMPLAKRDEDLVRLLPEIELPLDTWVAMHENLKASPRCRVTFDALVSGLLDYVKTDTEQKRS; this comes from the coding sequence CCGCCCGGGATCTCGGTCTGACCCAGCCGACCATCGGCCGTCATATCGACGCGCTGGAAGAAACCGTCGGCGCCGAGCTTTTCACGCGCTCGCAACAAGGCCTTCTTCCGACGGACGCTGCCCTCGCCCTCCGACCCTATGCGGAAACGTTGGCCAGCACGACCGCCGCCCTACTCCGCGTCGCTTCCGGTGCACACGATAGGGTCAGCGGCACCGTGCGCATCAGCGCCAGCGAGGTCATCGGCGTGGAAGTATTGCCGCCGATCCTGGCTGGGCTGCAGGCCGCGCATCCCGATCTTGTCATCGAACTCTCCGCCTCGGATGCGGTGGAGGACTTGTTGCTGCGAGAAGCGGATATCGCGGTGCGCATGGTCGCGCCCACGCAGGATGCCCTGTTGGCCCGCCGTATCGGCACCATCTCCCTCGGCTTGTTCGCCCATCGCAATTATCTGGAGCTATACGGCGAGCCCAAAAGCATCGGTGAGTTGCGCCATCACAAGCTGATCGGTTTCGACCGACAGACCGCTTACATCCGCACGATGTTGAAGCGCTATCCCATGCTGGACGGCATCTCTTTTGCCTTCAAGTCGGATAACAGCATCGCTCTGCACAACGCGTTGCGCGCTGGCATCGGCATCAGCTTCTACCAAATGCCGCTTGCGAAAAGGGATGAGGATCTTGTCCGGCTGCTGCCCGAAATCGAGTTACCGCTCGACACCTGGGTCGCCATGCATGAGAATCTGAAGGCGTCACCGCGCTGCCGCGTGACGTTCGATGCACTGGTGAGCGGATTGCTGGACTACGTCAAAACCGACACAGAGCAGAAAAGATCATGA
- a CDS encoding DMT family transporter, which translates to MTRIQANLVLLLAAAIWGGGFVAQSTAMKAIGPFWFIGLRFAVATIVVLPFVWMENRKAKKPLTRRNWLSFFLIGVALFGGAATQQIGLLTTTVTNSSFITGLYVVFVPLIAVVFLRRPPHWIVWPAALTALGGIYLLSGGSFSRLTVGDFLTVICALFWAAQITLAGSSVSETGRPLGISAMQFAVTAIAALAVAVIAEPISFAAIQAALGEILYVGIFSSGLAFVLQVIGQRYTTAPQAAIFLSSEALFGASLGSLLLGETMGPPGYAGCTLMFIAMLAVELVPELVRRRSIAA; encoded by the coding sequence ATGACTCGCATACAGGCGAATTTGGTGTTGTTGTTGGCTGCCGCCATCTGGGGCGGCGGCTTCGTCGCGCAGTCGACGGCGATGAAAGCCATCGGGCCGTTCTGGTTCATCGGCCTGCGCTTCGCCGTTGCCACCATCGTTGTCCTGCCCTTTGTCTGGATGGAAAACCGCAAGGCCAAAAAACCGCTGACGCGCCGGAACTGGCTTTCCTTCTTCCTCATCGGCGTTGCGCTCTTCGGCGGAGCGGCAACGCAGCAGATCGGGCTTTTGACGACGACCGTCACCAATTCCAGCTTCATCACCGGCCTCTACGTCGTTTTCGTGCCGCTGATCGCCGTCGTCTTCCTGCGCCGGCCGCCGCATTGGATCGTCTGGCCGGCGGCGCTGACAGCGCTCGGCGGGATATATCTGTTGTCCGGCGGCTCCTTTTCACGGCTGACGGTCGGCGATTTCCTGACCGTCATCTGCGCCCTCTTCTGGGCAGCGCAGATCACCCTCGCCGGCTCCTCCGTCAGCGAAACCGGCCGCCCGCTCGGAATCTCCGCCATGCAATTTGCGGTTACCGCGATCGCAGCCCTTGCGGTCGCCGTGATTGCCGAGCCGATCAGCTTCGCCGCCATCCAAGCAGCACTGGGCGAAATCCTCTATGTCGGCATCTTCTCGTCCGGTCTTGCCTTCGTGCTTCAGGTTATCGGCCAGCGTTATACAACCGCGCCCCAGGCTGCGATCTTCCTCTCCTCCGAGGCTCTGTTCGGCGCCTCGCTGGGCAGCCTGCTGCTCGGTGAAACCATGGGCCCCCCGGGCTATGCCGGCTGCACCCTGATGTTCATCGCCATGCTTGCGGTGGAGTTGGTGCCGGAACTCGTCCGGCGGCGTAGCATCGCAGCGTGA
- a CDS encoding cold-shock protein, which translates to MAETGTVKFFNTDKGFGFIKPDKGGADIFVHISAVQASGLAGLSENQKVSFDTEPDRRGKGPKAVNLQIAG; encoded by the coding sequence ATGGCCGAGACTGGCACTGTAAAGTTTTTCAATACCGATAAGGGCTTCGGTTTCATTAAACCGGACAAGGGTGGCGCGGACATCTTTGTGCACATTTCCGCAGTACAGGCTTCTGGTCTGGCAGGACTGTCAGAAAACCAGAAGGTAAGCTTCGACACGGAACCGGATCGCCGCGGCAAGGGACCGAAGGCTGTCAATCTTCAGATTGCCGGCTGA